One Ilumatobacter fluminis genomic window, AGATGGGTCGAGCGCTCTCGCACCGCAAGGCCCGCGCCGAAGGCGGGCTCCCCGTCGTCAAGCGCCTCGTCACCCTCGGCGCGATCATCGTCGGGCTCGTTCTCGTCGCGATCCTGTTCGCGAGCCCGATCATCACGTCCGAGTACTTCGACGGCGACTGGTGGATGTTCGCCGCGCTCGCGACCGCGTTCGTCGCCTACGCACCCGCTCACCTGGCCCGCGGCATCTGTGCCGGTACCGGTCGCTTCACGTCGTACGCGATCGTCATCAGCTCCGACGGCATCGTCCGCATCGTCGCCTGCGTGGCGCTGGCGGCGATCGGCATCACCGCCGCCGGGCCCTATGGCTTCGCCGTGGCGCTCGCCCCGCTCGTGCCCGTCACCTACGTCGGGCTCCGCGGCCAGCTCCGCACCAAGCCCGGTCCGCCCGCCGAATGGCAGGAGGTCAGCCAGAACCTCGGCTGGCTGCTCGTCGGCACCGTGTGCGCAGCGGCGTTGCTCAACGCCGGCCCGGTCACGGCCACCCTCCTCGCCGGCCCGAACGAGCAGGGCCTCGTCGCACGATTCGGCTACGGCGTGCTGCTCGCCCGCATCCCGCTCTTCCTGTTCCAGGCCGTCCAGGCCGCCCTGCTCCCGCGGCTGTCGCGCCTCGCGGCCAAGGGCGAGTTCGCCGAGTTCCGCGATGGTCTCCGCAAGCTGATGTACCTCGTCGCCGCGGTCGGCGTCGTCGGGACCGCCGGTGCGTTCATCATCGGCCCGTTCGTGATCGAAACCGTGTACGACACCGAACTGTCGGGCCGCACCCTCGCCATGCTCGCCCTGTCGAGCGCCATCTACATGGCCGGGCTCGCCACCGCGCAGGCCGTCATTGCCCTCCAGGGCCACAAATGGGTCGCACTCGGGTGGAGCGTCGGCGTGGTGATGTTCGTCCTCGGCACGTGGCTGTCGAGCGACCTGCTGTTCCGCCGGATCGAGATCGGCCTCGTGATCTCGAGCGCATCGGCGCTCGCGATCTTCGCGTTCGCGCTGCGTCAGAAGCTGTCGTCGGGGGCGACGCCCACGAGCGACTCGGTGATGGACGCCATCACCGACATGCCCGTCGAGGGCTGACGCTCAGCCGGCCCGGCCGGCGACCGCCACGGCGATCTCTGCTGCCACCCTCGCGTTGTTCTCGGCCAGTGCGAGGTTGGCCGGCACGCTCTCGCCGGCGGTCGCCTCACCGATCCGGCCGAGCACGAACGGCGTGACGGCGGCACCGCCGATGCCGGCGGCGTCGGCGTCGGTCAACGCCTGGGCCAGCACACCGTCGAGCGTGTCGGCGTCGAGCGCGTCGCCCTCGGGGATCGGCACGGCCACGAGCATGCCCGAGCGGTCGCGGCTGCGGGCGGCCAGGATCGCGGCGACCTCGTCGGCCGACTCGACGCGATGCGGCACCGGGACGCCCGACGATCGCGTGTAGAACGCCGGGAAGTCGTCGTGGCGCCACCCGAGGACGGGCACGCCGACGGTCTCGAGGTACTCGAGCGTCCGGGGCAGGTCGAGGAACGCCTTGGCACCGGCGCTGACGGTGATCACCGGATGATGTGCCATCGCGTCGAGGTCGGCGCTGATGTCGCCGGTGAGTTCGGCGCCGCGGTGCACGCCCCCGATCCCGCCCGTGGCGAACACGCTCACACCGGCGTGGGCGGCGAGGGCCACCGATGCCGAGACCGTCGTCGCACCGAACGCCCAGCCCTGGCCGATCGCCACGGCGAGATCGCGCTCGGCGGCTTTGCGGGCCGGGCCGAGGATGCGGGCGTGCTCGTCGGCCGACAGGCCCACTCGGGGCACCCCGTCGAGCACCGCCGTGACGGCGGGGACCGCTCCCCCGTCGACGATCGCCGACAGGCACCGGTCGAGCGCCTCCCGGTTGTTCGGCGACGGCAGACCGAGATGGGAGAAGATCGTCGACTCGAGCGCCACCACGGGCGCACCATCGGCGAGAGCGGCAGCGACGTCGTCGGAGAGAACCGGGGAGATCACCCGGACAGTCTGCCGGGCGGCGACCGACGCGCTACACCGCGACGAACCGCGTGACGCATTCGACGTGGTGCGTGTGCGGGAACAGATCGAGCACCTCGGTGCCGTCGTGGCGATACCCGTGCTGGTGCAACAGCGCCGTGTCGCGGGCCGCGGCGACCGGGTCGCAGCTGATCAGCACCACGACGGGAGCGCCGGCACTCACGATGGCCGCCGTGCCGGGTCGCCCGAGACCGGAGCGGGCCGGATCGGCGATCACGACGTCGATGTCGAGGCCGTCGGGCCGACGCCACCGGCCGACCTGGTCGAACTCGACGGCAGCACGACGGTCGGCGAGGTTGTGCATCGCGTCGGCGACCGCAGTCCGCGAGCTCTCGACCGTCATGAGGTACGACGCCGGGTCGGTGGCGGCGAGCGCGAACAGCCCGACGCCGGCGTAGGCGTCGAGCACCGCCCCGGCACCGGCGAGTTCGGGCGCCGCACGCTTGACGGCGTCGACGAGCAGCTCCGCGGCCGCCGGCCCACTCTGGAAGAACGATCCGGCCGACACGCGGAAGTCGTGGCCGGCGACCCGCTCGGTCAGCTGGGCCTTGGCCCCCACCCCCACGTCGGCGGGCAGGCTCTGCACGTCGCCGCGCCGGCGATCCCAGCGGGCGGTCCGCTCGCCGGTGGCGGCCGACACCCGGAGCGTTACCTCGAGCCCGGCGTCGATCACGATCGAGTCGAGCAGCGAGCGCAGTGCGGGATGCGCCACGAGGCACCCGGTGGCCGGCACCAGATCGTGCGACCGGTCGGCACGATACGACGGCCGCCCGTCATGGTCGCCGACGACACGGATCGTCGTGCGGTAGCCGTCGGGGTCGACGGCGGCACCGCGGGTGATGATCGCGTCGGGCAGTTTGGCGGTGCGACGGAACGCGTCGTGCACGATCTCGACCTTGTGCGGGAGCTGCGAGACGACGGCCAGCTCTTGCCAGTCGCACCCGCCACACCCGAGGCGACGTTGCGGGCAGGGAGACTCGACCCGCTCCGACGACGCCACGACGACCTCGCCGACGACGGCGCGACTCCAGCCGTCCTTGCGTTCCGTCGTGGTGGCCAACACCTCGTCGCCGGGCACGGCGCCACGGACGAACACGACCTTGCCGTCGGGCTCGTGGGCCATGGCCTCGCCGCCGGCGATGTACCGCTCTGCTCGCAAGGTGGTGCGGTCGTCGGGCGTGGTCACCCGTTCGAGCCTAGGCAGACCGGTCGCTCGTTCGCGATGCTGGTGCCATGAGCAACCCCGACGAGCAGTGGTACTGGGACCTGCGCCGCGAGCAGGCGGTGCCGGCCGACGAGCGCGGACCCGCCGAGGACATGATGGGGCCGTACGCCACCAAGGGCGAGGCCGAGAACTGGCAGGCCAAGGTCGAGCAGCGCAACGAAGCCTGGGACGACGACGACGAGGAATGGGAGTCGTGGGGAGAGAACGACGAGGACGACTGACCCGCCACGTCGGCGAGTAGGTTCGCTCCCGTGACACGACCGATCCAGATCGTCCCGTCCGTCCTCCCCGCCGACTTCGCCCGCCTCGGTGACGAGGTCGCCGCGCTCGAGGCCGCCGGCGTCGACCTCGTCCAGTGGGACGTGATGGACGGCCAGTTCGTCCCCAACCTCACCTTCGGGCCCGACGTCATCGCGGCAGCGCGATCTCACTGCTCCGTGCCGTTCGAGGCGCACCTGATGGTGTTGACGCCCGACGCGATGGCACAGCAGTACGTCGACGCCGGATGCTCGCGCCTGATCGTGCACGCCGAGACCGCGCCGCACCTGCACCGCACCCTCGACAACATCAACGGCATGGGTGCCCGTGCCGCCGTGGCGCTCAACCCGGCGACGCCGGCGTCGGCGATCGAGCACGTGCTCGACCTGGTCGACCTCGTCCTCGTGATGACCGTCAACCCCGGGTTCGGCGGTCAGGCCTATATCGCCACCATGGAGCGCAAGATCGCCGAGGTCAGGGCGATGCTCGACGAACGAGGGTTGAGCGACAGCGTCGACCTCGAGGTCGACGGCGGCATCGGCCCGGCGACGATCGAAGGCGCCGTTCGAGCGGGCGCGAACGTCCTGATCGCCGGAAGCGCGCTCTACAAGGACCCCGACGGCCTCGAGCACGCCGTGTCGCACCTGCGGTCGCTCGCCGAGGGCGCTCGCGCCTGACGGCGCGAAACCCTGCGACACCCCGCCCGTACGCTCGGAACCATGTCCGTTCGGTGCACCCCCGTGTTCGCCCCCGACGCCATCCAGGCGTTGGCCGCGGCCGTTCGCGCCGCGAAACAGGGCAACCCGCTCGCGCCGGTCACGGTGATCGTCCCCACCAACGCCGTGGGCGTCACGGCGCGGCGCCGGCTCGGCGCCGACGGTGGCGTGGCTGCCATCGAGCTCGTCACGCCCGGCCGCCTCGCCGAGCGCATCGCCGGCGCCGACCTGGCAGCAGCAGGCCGCCGTCCGGTCAGCACCCCGCTGATCGACATCACGGTCCGCGAGGTGCTGCGGCACGCACCCGGCCACTACGAATCCGTCGCCGACCACCCGTCCACGGTGACGAGCCTGCGCAACCTCCACCGCGAACTGCGGTTGGCCGGTCCGCTCGGTGCCGCGGCGCTCCGGGGCGCGTCGGCTCGTGGACGCGAGGCAGCGCGGGTGTCGTCGATGGTGTCCGAGCGGCTCGCCGCTCACTGGTTCGACGAGGCCGACCTGATCGCAGCGGCGATCGAGCGCATCCGGGCCGGCGAGCGTCCGTTCGAACGGGCGGTGGTGTTCCTCCCCCGCGTCGACCGTGGTCTCCCGGCCGACCTGCTACGCGCCATCGGCGACGTCACCGATCTCCAGGTCCTCGTCGAGTGGACCGGCATCGCGTCGGTCGACGCCGAGACGGTCGACTTCGCCACGGCGCTCGGCGCCTCGGTCGATCCCGTCGCCGATGCCATCCCGGTCGTGCCGGCCGACACACGCGTCGTGTCCACCACCGACGCCGACGAAGAGGTCCGCCACGCCGTCCGGCAGCTGGTCGACGCGGCACGCAGCGGCACCCCGTTCGCCCGCATGGCGCTCGTGTGGCCCACCGACCGTCCGTACGCCCGCCTCGTCGAACACCACCTCGGCGTCGCCGGTCTGCCCTGGAACGGCCGACCCGGCACGCTGGTCACCGAGCGGCTCGTGCCGCGATTCCTGCTCGACCTGCTCGATCTCGACCGACGCGGCCTGCGGCGATCGGAGCTGTTCGACCTGCTCGCCGACGTCCCGATCAACGGTCCCGACGGCGCGCGAGTGTCCGTCGCCGCATGGGAACGCCGGGCGCGCGCCGCCGGCGTCAGCACCGACGCCCACTGGACGCCCCGGCTCGCAGCCCACGCCGCCGCCATGCGGGCCACCGAGCGCGAGCGTCACGCCGACGACGCCGAAGCGCTGTCCGCGTTCGTCGACGACCTCCGGCGCGACCTGGGGCCGCGCTCGCGCACCCGCAGCTGGAGCGACTGGGCCGAGTGGTGCGAACGCCAGGTGCTGTATCGCCTCGGCCGTTCGGTGCTCGACCAACTCGACGAAGCCGAGCGCCTCGCGTCCGACCATGCCAACCGTGTGCTCGACCGCCTGCGCTACCTCGACACCGTCGGCAAACCCGTCACGCGCAGCGAGTTCCGCGCCGCCTTCGCCGCCGAGTTCGAGGCCGCCCCGGGCCGTCTCGGCCGCTTGGGCGACGGCATCACCATCGGATCGTTGGCGGGCACGGTCGGTCTCGGCGCCGATCTCACCATCGTGCTCGGCGCCGCCGACGGGCTCCTGCCTCCCCCGCCCCCGTCCGACCCGCTGATCTCCGACGCCGACCGGCGCGCTGCCGGGCTCGGCTCTGCCGACGCTCGCGCCAACCGGATCCACCGCAGCTTCCTGTCTCACGCCACCACGTCGGCGACGCTCATCGTGCACACACCGCGTGGCGACCTGCGAGCCACCACCGACCGACTGCCGTCGCGCTGGATCGCCGAGCACCTCCCGTCGGTCTCGCCCCACTCGGTCCCGAGCCACCACGCAGGCCTCGTCGCCTGCGAGTTCCCCGGCTCCGCTCCCGAGCACCGACTGCGGGCACGGGCCGTCGCCGCGGCGAGCGGCGTCGATGCACTCGTCGCCGGGTGCGCCGACGATCCCGCTGCGATCCGCGGACTCCGTCTCCGTGCGAGTCGCCGCAGCGACCGGGTCACCGAGTTCGACGGCGACCTGAGTTCGGTGACGATCGATCACTTCCCACGTCCGGTGTCCGCGTCGCAGATCGAGCTGTGGCCGTCGTGCCCGCACGCGTACTTCATGCGGTACCTGCTCGGGGTCCGCCCGATCGACGACCCGACCGACGAGCTCGGTCTGTCACCGATGGAGCGCGGCAACGTCATCCACGACACGCTCGACGTGTTCCATCGTCGGGTCATCGCCGGCGACATTCCCCAGCCCGGGCCCGAC contains:
- a CDS encoding lipopolysaccharide biosynthesis protein encodes the protein MSSSASPALRRVPLPEGTLPVGLSLLVAGIATYAFFIVGEQALGSEEAFAPIVSLWFATFSLAPGFFLPLEQEMGRALSHRKARAEGGLPVVKRLVTLGAIIVGLVLVAILFASPIITSEYFDGDWWMFAALATAFVAYAPAHLARGICAGTGRFTSYAIVISSDGIVRIVACVALAAIGITAAGPYGFAVALAPLVPVTYVGLRGQLRTKPGPPAEWQEVSQNLGWLLVGTVCAAALLNAGPVTATLLAGPNEQGLVARFGYGVLLARIPLFLFQAVQAALLPRLSRLAAKGEFAEFRDGLRKLMYLVAAVGVVGTAGAFIIGPFVIETVYDTELSGRTLAMLALSSAIYMAGLATAQAVIALQGHKWVALGWSVGVVMFVLGTWLSSDLLFRRIEIGLVISSASALAIFAFALRQKLSSGATPTSDSVMDAITDMPVEG
- a CDS encoding pseudouridine-5'-phosphate glycosidase; the protein is MISPVLSDDVAAALADGAPVVALESTIFSHLGLPSPNNREALDRCLSAIVDGGAVPAVTAVLDGVPRVGLSADEHARILGPARKAAERDLAVAIGQGWAFGATTVSASVALAAHAGVSVFATGGIGGVHRGAELTGDISADLDAMAHHPVITVSAGAKAFLDLPRTLEYLETVGVPVLGWRHDDFPAFYTRSSGVPVPHRVESADEVAAILAARSRDRSGMLVAVPIPEGDALDADTLDGVLAQALTDADAAGIGGAAVTPFVLGRIGEATAGESVPANLALAENNARVAAEIAVAVAGRAG
- a CDS encoding class I SAM-dependent RNA methyltransferase — translated: MTTPDDRTTLRAERYIAGGEAMAHEPDGKVVFVRGAVPGDEVLATTTERKDGWSRAVVGEVVVASSERVESPCPQRRLGCGGCDWQELAVVSQLPHKVEIVHDAFRRTAKLPDAIITRGAAVDPDGYRTTIRVVGDHDGRPSYRADRSHDLVPATGCLVAHPALRSLLDSIVIDAGLEVTLRVSAATGERTARWDRRRGDVQSLPADVGVGAKAQLTERVAGHDFRVSAGSFFQSGPAAAELLVDAVKRAAPELAGAGAVLDAYAGVGLFALAATDPASYLMTVESSRTAVADAMHNLADRRAAVEFDQVGRWRRPDGLDIDVVIADPARSGLGRPGTAAIVSAGAPVVVLISCDPVAAARDTALLHQHGYRHDGTEVLDLFPHTHHVECVTRFVAV
- a CDS encoding SPOR domain-containing protein, with translation MSNPDEQWYWDLRREQAVPADERGPAEDMMGPYATKGEAENWQAKVEQRNEAWDDDDEEWESWGENDEDD
- the rpe gene encoding ribulose-phosphate 3-epimerase, translated to MTRPIQIVPSVLPADFARLGDEVAALEAAGVDLVQWDVMDGQFVPNLTFGPDVIAAARSHCSVPFEAHLMVLTPDAMAQQYVDAGCSRLIVHAETAPHLHRTLDNINGMGARAAVALNPATPASAIEHVLDLVDLVLVMTVNPGFGGQAYIATMERKIAEVRAMLDERGLSDSVDLEVDGGIGPATIEGAVRAGANVLIAGSALYKDPDGLEHAVSHLRSLAEGARA
- a CDS encoding PD-(D/E)XK nuclease family protein, producing the protein MSVRCTPVFAPDAIQALAAAVRAAKQGNPLAPVTVIVPTNAVGVTARRRLGADGGVAAIELVTPGRLAERIAGADLAAAGRRPVSTPLIDITVREVLRHAPGHYESVADHPSTVTSLRNLHRELRLAGPLGAAALRGASARGREAARVSSMVSERLAAHWFDEADLIAAAIERIRAGERPFERAVVFLPRVDRGLPADLLRAIGDVTDLQVLVEWTGIASVDAETVDFATALGASVDPVADAIPVVPADTRVVSTTDADEEVRHAVRQLVDAARSGTPFARMALVWPTDRPYARLVEHHLGVAGLPWNGRPGTLVTERLVPRFLLDLLDLDRRGLRRSELFDLLADVPINGPDGARVSVAAWERRARAAGVSTDAHWTPRLAAHAAAMRATERERHADDAEALSAFVDDLRRDLGPRSRTRSWSDWAEWCERQVLYRLGRSVLDQLDEAERLASDHANRVLDRLRYLDTVGKPVTRSEFRAAFAAEFEAAPGRLGRLGDGITIGSLAGTVGLGADLTIVLGAADGLLPPPPPSDPLISDADRRAAGLGSADARANRIHRSFLSHATTSATLIVHTPRGDLRATTDRLPSRWIAEHLPSVSPHSVPSHHAGLVACEFPGSAPEHRLRARAVAAASGVDALVAGCADDPAAIRGLRLRASRRSDRVTEFDGDLSSVTIDHFPRPVSASQIELWPSCPHAYFMRYLLGVRPIDDPTDELGLSPMERGNVIHDTLDVFHRRVIAGDIPQPGPDGWSPEATAALEQIFTETADRFEQTGRTGRAANWFLQRPSVRAELFNWFVRDGRLAGSRGARVVHSELRFGRAPDVEVSLPLGDGRQLAVFGAADRIDRTATGELVIVDHKTGKADKFKKIDRTDPTEGRTKFQLPIYAAAALATIGEAPGSTPVRAEYGFFDRGNYERYGYSFDDEVWNQVTDDLRWLVDGIESGLFPAITEPPKFTFYVDCHYCDPDGLGVDERYADWSRKQDDPRLVAVFADDGADEQGAER